The Salegentibacter sp. Hel_I_6 region TAGCTTTTATATCGGCATCATTTGTAGAGACTATAATTTTATCAATCAAATTATTATAGAGTTTTGCATATCTAATACTATGAACGACCAAGGGGATTCCTCCAAGCAAGAGTTTATTTTTACCGGGAAGCCTTTTAGAACCTGCACGGGCTGGGATTATAGCGATATTTCTGAAATTGAAATTGTTTTTTACAATCATACTTTAAGACAATTTCATTTTAACTTTCTTGAATGTTTTGGATACCTGCATTTTAATGAAGAAAAAGGTATCCTTAAAAATAATTGGTTTCCTGGGATTTGATGCAAAAGATATTTGCTTTAAAACTTCATCTATCCTTGCAGTATGCTTCTCATTCTTCCCATACGAGCGCGCATACCAGGTATGAATTAATAAGGAAGTACCATTAGGGTCAAAAACTTCATTACTAATTTGCTCATTTTCCTCTTCTATCATTTTGGAATTCAAAAAAAGTATTTTTTCTCCTTTTCGTCTTAACCAAAAATAAAAACAATAATAAGGTTCATAGAGACTTTTTTTATCAAAACTATATACTAATTTGCTTAAATCATCTTCAAACTCTCCTTTATTAACGTATTGATTACCTATGATTTCATTAGTATTAAATAGCTTGGAAACTTTTTTAAAATTAAGAATTGAAAAAAAAGTATTTATAGCATAAGGATTATTATTTCGGTGCTTAATTGCACCACCATCACGAACCCCAGAAACGCTATATTCATTTCGCTTCATAAATTCAATAAGTTCCAAAACGGATTGCGGATTTGTAAAAATAACATCCTCATCCGCCATAACTAACCAATCTATGCCCTTATTTTTAAGCTTTTTAAACATATAAAAAATACTATGCAATGCGTGCATTCCATTTCTACCATCGATCACATATGTTTGGATACCTTCTGGAAACAAATTGGCCGTTTTTTGGTACAGCTCAAAATTGGCTACGGTGGTAAGTATGGCGGTATCTTTAAGAGGTTTCAAAATTATTGGGGCTTTTGGTTATTTACCATAAAATTTGAAGGTTCATTATTTAGACCCTTGTAGATTACAATTAAATTATGATAAAAATGAATAGAAGTAATATTTAATTCAAAGTAATTAGGTTTATAGCCAGGTTTATCAAATTCCTGATAATTTAAACCATCGGTTAATGATTTAAAATAACCCATTATGGAATTAAAGCTATTGAATTCTTCGCTTGTCCCCCCCATTTTTTGCCAATAAGAGGTTTGCGTATCTTCTATAAAATAAATTCCATTTTGCTTTAAAAGAGGAAACATAAACTTAAAAGTATCAATTACGTGAGAATTAATATGGCTTCCATCATCAACAATTATATCCAATTCACTAATTTTAAGTGAAACATTTTTCATAAAATCAAAATCTACCTGGCTTCCTTTAAAAATTTTTATTCTGGACTCTTCTAAAAATTTTTTATCATAGATATCAACAGCATAGATATTTGCTTTCGGGAAATATGCTTTCCACATTCGGAGTGAATGGCCACCCGACTTGGGGTCTTTATAGCCTCCAACTCCTATTTCAAGTAAATTAAGACGTTTTTTTCTTAATGGCTTTAAATGAAATTGATAATGCTGGGTATAATAGTGAATACCGTTTTTATCTGTTTTAAAAATTTTTGCCAAACGATCTAGATCATTTCGATAAAATCGTGATTCAAACCGTTCCCAACTTCTAATGATTTGAAGTTTTTTATCCGTGGTCACAGAAGCTTTAAGTTTTTTTAATAAATTCATTTTAAGCTCTTATTCTTTGTGAGTTACAGATAAATCGGGTCTCCAGTAAATTTTAGCATCAGGTAATTCCTTCCATTTCTGATATTCAATATATGTTAAGCTGTTCTGGTTTTTTTTCAACCTACTTGTATTCATTAACAAATCGCCAATACCTAAAAATAGACTTTTTAAAAATTTAATATCTTTCGTTCTTTTGGCTTTAAGAATTTGATTTTTTATTGAGTATATAAATATTCTAATTATTTTCGATTTAGGATAGAAGATCATAAAATTATACCAATCTGCCCTCAAGGACCTTCTTATTCGCCAATAGTAATCCCTCTCTTTTCTTCTTGCCTTGTTATCAACACGATGATGTACCAAAACCGATGGCATATAATGTACCCCCCATCCTTTTTTAAAAAGCTGTAAAGACGCAAAATTCTCCTCACCATAAAATCGATACCAATCTGGGTAGGAGGGTATTTCCCTCCATGCTTTCATTCTCCATACATGTGCACAACCCACAAAACTTTTCACAATTTGCGAGCTTTCATAGGTACATGTGATTTTTGGTTTACTTAAACCCCAAAATATCCTAAATGCTATAACTCCACATTTTGGTTCATCTTTAAAATATTCAAGTATTTTTTGAAAAGGATTCGGACTTATAAAATTGGCATCATCATCTAAGGAAATTGCATAAGGGGTTTTTACTTGATCCATTAAAAGGTTCCTGCTATAAATAAGCCCTTTATTTACTGGATTGATCAATAGTTGGATTTTAGGATACTTTTCCCTTATAAATGCTGATGTGCCATCGGTACTTGCGTCATCGCATATTATAATCCTTACTCCATCTCTAATTAATATTTCTAAAGAAGTAAGAGTATATTTTAATTCTTCAAGCCTATTAAAAGTGGTGATTAAAATACTAAACTTGCTCCCCATGCTTAAAATGATTTTCTGGCTGCTTCTGGCATTCCCAACTGTTTCAAATATAGCATTCTCAATTTATGAGATTTTAATATCAGTTGGATCAGCTTCCGTTTTAAAAAATATGCCCAATTGAATCCTGGGTAAATAAAAGCAGGAATATCAGGAAAAGATTCCTCTTTAATTGTAAAGTTATTTCCAAGATTCATTTTTTCCAAGAATTTATTATCAAGTTTATTCCCCAGATGAAAAGCCATATTTTTTGGGGTAGTAAACCGATAATATCCTTTTTTAGGCGCTGTCTCATCCAATAGTTCTTCACTATTCCCGCCCATTTTGAATGGATTAAATTGAGCTAAATCTTGAAGTATCTCTCTACGATATGATGCAACCACGTGGCCTGAGCCTACAATTGCTTCAAAACCTCCATTATTTAAATACAGAGTAAATTTCAATCTTTCTTTTGGATAGTTAGGTTTCCAACCTATACTTTCATAAAATCCAGCTAATGCCTCTGGTTCTTTCACGTTGGCAAATTTTAATTTAGAAGAGAAACTATAATCAAAAAGCAAATTCTCACTATGACTCTGATAGCTGAGAAATTGCGGGATAAGACCTACAACCCCAACTTTTTTAAAATTTTGAAATATTTTATAAGTCTCCTCTTGCCAATTTTCTTTAAAAAAAACATCTGCATCGCTAATAGTGACTAATGGAATATTATGGCCTGATACCGCTTTTATAATCGAATTATATTTACCTATGTTAGCACTAACTATTATTTCCTGGACCTTTCCTTCTTTATAGAGATCCAGAATGTATTCTTCTACTTCACTACAACTTCCATTATTTACTAAACTAATAAAAGTATAAGGCCGGGAAGAGCGCAATAGGGATTCAATACAAATTTCTAAGACCTGTAAACTTTCTTCAAAATAACCTTCTTGGTTAGGGATGTAAATTGGAATGATGACCTGGTGTAAATAATTAATTCCACCGGTTTTATCCTTATTTGGATTTAGACCTTTCCTCATCTTCTTTGGAAATAATTAATAATATAATCGAAGTCTATAAACGACAGGGCTCCCCAAAGTCCCTTAAAATAAGTGAACACATATTTGCTCTTTAGCGCAATTTTGCTTCGAGAAATGATTTTTCTAAAAAAATGCTGTTGAAACTTAAACTTATCGTCTTCTTCACTTATAGCTTGTATAGTATTTTTATAAACCAATAAATCAGCAAGAATCATTGAGCGGATAGTTGTGGGTGAATTAATGCCATTGATACTTTGCGAATGTTGTCGATAAAAGAACAAGCATTCATTAACAATCTTATAATTGGCGCTTTGGGCCAGTATTCGATTGAAAAATTCATAATCCTGCTTGCGTTGCAATGTTTCATTCCAAAGTTTTTTTCCATCTAGAAAATCCCTGCGAAACATTGGAGCATTAGTCTGGAAATTAATCCTCCCTAGTGCTTGATCAAGAACCGGAGTTGTTCCCGATAGCTTATCCCAATCCCCAATTTTATTTTCAATCTTCCCTTTAAAAATGGCTCCTTTACAAACAACAAAATCTGAATAAGATTTTTTGAATTCTTGAACTTTCAATTCTAAAAATCTAGGATGCATTAAGTCGTCAGAATCAAACCATTGTATAAAATTACCACTAGCTTTTTCAAACCCAAAATTTCTACACGTATTTGCGCATTTAATTCGATTATTTGGTCTTTTCAAGAACTTAATCCTTTTATCCTTCTTGCTATATTTAATTATAATTTTTTCTGAATCATCTACTGAGTCATCATCAACAAGAATACATTCCCAATTGAAATAGGTTTGATTTAATACCGAATTTAAGGTCTCATCAATCCATTTAGAACTATTGTAAGTGGGAATTATTATTGAAATTAACTCATTCATCTTAAGATTGATTATTAAAAGTATTTGACAATCGTTCAGTTTTTTGAATTAATTGAGTGATCTCATTTAGATACAACTCACCTATTTTTTGATTTGAATAATTTTCGATAATTTTTTTTCGCAAATTGCAGGAAATATTTTCTAAGGCAGTTGTCTCTTCGCTCTTTAATTTCCGGATAGCTGAATCTAAGGTTGAAATTTCATTAATATTGAACCAAAAATCATTATTTGTACCTTCCAATCGATCTTCCATCGCACCTACTCTTGTACTAATTATAATTTTTCCTGCAGCCATTGCCTCTAACCCAGTGTAAGGTCCCGCTTCTTCATAAGAACTAATAATTAAAACATCAATTTTAGCGAAAAATGATTCGAGCTTATCCTGTGCTACAGCTCCCAAATATGTTGAATTAGGATTGGTTTTAATATTCTTTAAAATTTCATTTTTTAGCGGACCATCTCCCGCAATAAAAAATTGCTCATCTCTGCTTCCGAAAAATTCTGATAACTCTAAAGCTCCTTTTTCTTTAGTAAATCGTCCTAAAAAACCAAACCTCAAATTTCTTTCTTTTTTTAGTTTCAATTTTAGTAATTGTTCTTCTTGTAAACTCGCCTGGTCGATAATTGAATAAGGAACTTTTAAGTTAAATAATTTATTTGCAGTTCTATTAGAGTGATGAATAAAACGGCTAATCTTTTTAAAATGCTTACACTCAAACACCTCTCCATTAATATTACCCGTAGTCCTGAAAACACAAGGAATATTTTCTTTTTGGCAGAACTCAATAATTTCTTCTGCAAAGTTAGAATGTAGCTGCATTACAAGTAAAACTAAATCAGATTTAGAAATTTTATTTCTAAGTAAATTAGAACGCTTTTCATCATATTTTAAATATTTCTTTGTAAAATAATTATTTCCGAAAGTGGATCGCCTTTTCCTTAAACCATTTTTAAAATATGTGAGAAAATTTATTATTCGAAAAATTAAAAATTCATCATATACCAATCGGTCTAAGAAATTTATTTTAATGTTATTTAAATCAGTAAAAATTAACGACTTATTATTAAAATATTCACTTGATATTATTTCAACTGTATGATCGTTTGTTAGGGCTCGCCCGATTTGGTTAATTTCAATAACCCTTCCACCCGTATTAGCAACTGGACCAAAAATTAAGACCTTTTTATTTTTCAGAATTGGTAGTATTAATAATATAATTCAACTTTTTTCTAAATTCCGTTTGTGAAAAATAGCCTTCTAATTCATATTTTTTAGGTTCCTTATTTAGAACCTGACTTATTGTAAGCATTAAATTTTCAGCTATATCTTTCTTGCGGTAAGAACTAAAAATTCCATTTTCCTTAGCCAATCTTTTCAATTCACTCCTTTCAGGACCCAATATAAAAAGGTGTTTTTTCAGTTGGATTAAAACTGGCACTTTTCCCGGCAAAATATTGCTATGACTTGAATTATTCTCTAATATTAGGCCTATATCTGTTTCATTTTTTAATTCTTCAAATGAAATATTGAAACTAGCGAATGATCTTATTTCTATATTAGGATGATTATTATATTTCATTTTCAACTCATTCACTCCTTCCCCTTTTATTCTTAAAAACACTTCAGTCTCTTTTTTAATAACCGGATTTTTATCAACTAGCTCTACATACACATCAAGGAAATTTGTAAGACTGCGTCCTAATTGAATAGCCCCATGATAAGTAATACAAACACACTTTCTCTTTTTCCTGATTGCATTTTTATCTTCAATTTTTAGATCAAATGCTTTTGGAGTAAATTGATGGGGAAGCGTATGGAACTTTTTTCTGGTTCCGTATAGAAATTCTAGATCCTGGGATAATAATTTTGAAGGAGAGATACAAGCTTGTGAACGATCTACAACCCCTTGCATTCTTTTCAACTTCTGCAGCTCTAAATTTGTAAGGAACGATTGTGATCCAGTATCCCAATAACCAGGAAAAGGGTCATGAAAATTAATTATTGACTTTTCTAATAATTCTGGATTGTGTATAGCGCCTAAAATAAGTTCAAATGCTGTACCTGAGCTTCTCAAAAATACAAGATCATATAATGAAGAGTCTATCTTTTTTAATTCTTGTCCAAATAATTTCTCGATATACAAGTCCTTCAATGAAATACCCGTCAGCCTCCAATAAGGTTTATTTAAAAATATTGTTTTACCAGGAATTTTCTTATAAATGACTTTCTCATCATAATTATCCACGCCTAGTAGCTTTGGCTTCACATCTGTCGTGTGATTTTTTAAGTAAAAAACATCAATCTTGAAATCTGGATAGCATTCCTTCAATTTATAGATAAAAGACCTGGAAACAATGCCTTCACTTGTTCCCGAAATCCGAAGGTCTTGCGCTACAACCAATATTCTCATAAATATTTTTTTTTAAACCTTAAATATTTACTTATCAAGGGATAGTACCTTCTAATCACCTGGTATCTATAAATTTTAGTCCTTGATAGATTAGTTAATTTACCTAGAAAATTAATTAATGCGCGATCATTTAGGAGAAACGCCAACTGTATAAAATACCTGGTCAAAAAAGGCGTTAACAACTCTTTTTCCTGCAAATTTATAGCAACCAGTTGAATAGCTTTTATTTTAGATTCCCTTCTAATTTTATCACCTAAGTAAAACTCCCCCGTATTCGAGGCATTATGCTTTCTGCCAAAATAAAGTGTTTTATCAATACTAATACCAGTGAAACCATTCGACAATAAACGAGAGTAAAGTTCCCATTCTTCTGCGTATAACAGCTCCTCGTTAAATCTGTTGTTGAAAAAACATTCTTTTTTCCAAATTACGGCGCAAGAATTAAATGGCAATTCATGTGTAATTATTTTTTCTAAATTTTTATAATCTATGTGCTTAGAGCTATAATTTAGATTTCTATTAAATTCCCGATTAAATTCCCCAAAAAATACCTCCCTGGTATAATGACAAAAATGAAAATCATTTTTTTTAAGAATAGGAATAGTAATTTTAAAATGATTCGGATGTGCGATATCATCATCGTCAAAAAAAACTATGTAATCTCCCTTAGCTAATTCAATACCATAATTCCGGCAGCCGGGCAAACCCTTTTTGTGTTTTGCACTTCTAGGTAAATAACGAAATCTGGAATCGCTTAAAGAAGGTTTTATAGCTTCCTTTGTCTCATCAGTCGAACCATCATCTATTATTATACATTCCCAATTTTCGAAAGTCTGGTTTTGTATAGAAGTTAAGCTCTCATGAATTAAATGCGCCCTGTTATAAGTGGCCATAATTATGCTAACCTCTGGTTTTTTATGTAAGGTCACCATTTTAAAATCCTTTTTATCCTTCGTAGGGGATTTAAAAACGCTTTTCCAAGCCTAAACTCTAATCGTTGAGTATGTTTAATTTTTTCCCTTTCTTCTCTTTCAATTTTACCTAATAAATGTTCTACAAACACTTCAAAATACTGCTTATATAGATTCTGATGCTTAAAATAGATATATTTTTGTAACTCATATTTAATTTTATTAGCAGAACCCCTCATAGATTTTTTTTTCTGGCGGTAATTAAACAATGCTTCCTCTAAAACATAGGCATAGCCTCCAGGCTTAAGTAATCTTATATAAAATTCCCAATCTTCAAAGCCCTCTTGCATAGATTCATCATACTTCCCAACCAAACCCCAATCCTGCTTTCTAATCATAGAATTTCCGATTGCAGCGTTATATCCTAGAAAGTTTTTAATATCTCCCCCAGCTGGCTTAAAAATATCTATCACACCATTTTCATTAAATCGTCTTGCATAACAGGTTACTATTTTAACAGACTTATCTTCAGAAATAATGGGTAGAGCCTTTTCACAAAATTCAGGTTCAAAAAAGTCATCAGAATCTAATAGAACAATAAAATCTCCTTTAGCATTTTCAATACCAATATTTCTTGCCGCACTTAAGCCTTTATTTTCCTGAGTAATTAGTAAATCGATTTTAGGTTCAAGTTCTTTTAATACTCTTTTAGTTTCCATATTTGAACCATCATCTACAACAATAATTTCTTTATTACCCCAAGTTTGACTGATAGCACTTTGTACAGCTTCTTCTATATAAACTGCATCATTATAGCAAGGAATTATAATGGATATTATATCGTTTATAGACATCGTCAGCTTTATTTTTTTAAAACAAGTTTTCGTACTGTATTAAAGCCAATATATCTTTTATGATTTAATTTCGAAATATAATATAAAGAGAAAAACATCGATTTAAAGAAAAACAATAAAGAAATATTTCTCGTTTTTACACCTAAAGATAGAGTTTTCTTAAAATACTTAAACGAAAAATCATCGCAAAATAATGATTTAATGATCTTATAAAAATATGCAGAATTATAATTTCTAAATTCATTTTTATATTTCTTGGCAAACTTTAATTGGTATTTCCAGATTTGTATTTGATCACGCTTTGAAACATTGTTAGTACGATAAAAAGTATCAATCTTACCTTCTATATCTGTTACTATTTTTCCATCTGCCAATAAAGATTTTACATGTAGGACTGGATCTTCCAAAAGAAGAAATTCAGTGTCGAAACCGTTTAATTCTCTAAGATATTGTTTTTTCCAAATTGTTGAAATTACAGTAAAAGGATAACTTCCATCGAGGAAGCTTTTTAAATAAAAATCTTTTTCATTTTGCAAATTTGGCAAAGTGTTAAATAGCTGCGGCACGCTACCGGTATGAAAATTTGCAGTTTTAAATACCCAAAGATTGTTTCTAGGATAATTAATTATAAATTGTATTCTGTTTTCTAAGCAGGACTTACTAAGAAGATCATCAGAATCAAGAAATTGAATAAAATCACCAATGGAATTTCGAATTCCTATATTCCGACACCCTGCTGCCCCTTTTGATAGTTCTTCAGGTCTCTGAAAAAGTTTAATTCTTGGATCTTTTTTCCTGTAGAAATTAATTAATTCCTCTGTATAATCGTCAGATCTATCATCTACAACAATACATTCCCAATGAGAATAGGTTTGGTTAATTACAGAGTCCAAAGTTTCCCCAATTAAATGAGAACGATTATATGTAGGTATTATAATAGAAACTAAAGGCCTCACATTTTTATTTTAAGGTTCAGTAATTTTTTTTCAATTCTGTAACTTCTTCTCTTTAGACTAAATATAATCCCTCCAAAAAATAAAAACTTAGATGCAACTTTAATATCAATACTTTTTAAACAGGAAGTAACTTGAATTAAAATATACTTTGCATTTTTATAATGGGAGTTATCAATACTATCAAAATAAAATAATAGTATGTTTTTATATAAATAATTAAATAATTCTAGGTCTTTTATCTTTATAGCTTTTTTTAAATTTTCAATTGCTATATAACTCCGGGATTCTCTATGATAATTAATATAATATTTATCTTCGTTAGATTTTGATAACTGATGTTGCCTGTAAAGGAATAAAGGTTTATCAACAATATTATACCTCTGCGGATTTAATTTAAAAAATAATCTTGAAAAAAATTCTGCTTCCTGCCCTCGCGTGATTTGAGTATTAAATAAAGAAACTCCTGACAAAAATTCTCTTTTGAATAAAACAGAATTTGTAATTATTTGGTTTTTCCATAAAATCATTCCTTTAAATAATTCATTTTTCAAATCAAATTTTAGTGTCTTTCTATCATTTAAAGATTCATTCACTAAATATCCTGTAGTAATAATAAAATAATGTTTCTCATCAATAAATTCCAGTCTTGCTTGAATTAATTTTTTGAACATCACATCATCATCATCAAACCACTGAATATACGCCCCACTACTTAATTCAAAACCATAATTTCTACAAGCATTTGCGCCTTTCGGTCGATCTTGTGGGCGATGATGATATTGTATTCTGGAATCTTTTCCACAATAAAACTCCAGTAATTCTTCAGTATAATCGGCAGAACCATCATCTACCACAATACATTCCCAATTTTGGTAAGTTTGTGCAATAACCGAGTCTAAAGTTTCCCCGATTAAGTGAGCGCGGTTGTAAGTGGGAATTATTATGGAAACTAAATCTTCATTCATTTAAAGCCGATAATATTAAATAATTATTTCCCCTTTCTTAGAACAATAGTATAACCCGTTTTTTGATACTTTTTAAAACCTTTCTTACGTAAAAATTCATAAGCCTGAAAAGTCACCTTAGATATAAGGTTTTTAGATCTTTTTAATGTGTAAAACATTTTCTTTTCCAGAAATCGGTATTGTAATTTCTCAACAGTATAATTTTTAGCAATTGGTTCTCGGGTTAAATTATCACAAAATCCCGAGCACAAATATTTCTGAAAAATAAAAGGATTATATGGCTTAATATGAGAAAGATCGTCATAGAATCCTTCCCACATTAGAGGTGCGGATATCACAATAGCACCCCCTGGCTTACAGCATCTATCGAATTCCTTAAGTGTATCATATACTTCTTGAGGCTGCAAATGCTCAATAACATGACTCATATGAATTACATCGAAAAAGGTATCGTCAAATGGTAATTCAGGAAGTCGTCCTAAATAGACATTTTTATAATTTGCCTCTAAGGATTTAATACTGCTAGGATTTCCTTCAAATAAATATATATTTTTTTGATTACAAAAATCTGCGAAATTTCCATTACCCGCACCTACATCCAAAACAGTACTCTTTGGTCCAATTAGATCTTTTCCTATTTGAAAAAAAGGTTCTCTGCTATGCGTTACAAATTTCTCATTCATATTTTCTTCCAGTTTGCATCTTCAATTACGGGATAGCCATTTTTACTTGATATAGGACCGCCTTTTCTAATATTTCCTTCTTTAACTAACAAGTTAAAAACTTCTTGTTGAAAATCGTAAACTTGAACAGCTGTCCCAAGCCAAATATTAGCAGTATATAAACCCGAGGTCATCCTAAATTTATCTAATTTTCCAATTATCGTGTTTTTTCCTACCTTTAAATCAAAAATTTCTCCGCTATGCCCAGAATATATTTGATATAAAGGTTGTGATTCTTTTCCTTTTAAAGTAAAC contains the following coding sequences:
- a CDS encoding class I SAM-dependent methyltransferase; the protein is MNLLKKLKASVTTDKKLQIIRSWERFESRFYRNDLDRLAKIFKTDKNGIHYYTQHYQFHLKPLRKKRLNLLEIGVGGYKDPKSGGHSLRMWKAYFPKANIYAVDIYDKKFLEESRIKIFKGSQVDFDFMKNVSLKISELDIIVDDGSHINSHVIDTFKFMFPLLKQNGIYFIEDTQTSYWQKMGGTSEEFNSFNSIMGYFKSLTDGLNYQEFDKPGYKPNYFELNITSIHFYHNLIVIYKGLNNEPSNFMVNNQKPQ
- a CDS encoding glycosyltransferase family 2 protein, whose amino-acid sequence is MGSKFSILITTFNRLEELKYTLTSLEILIRDGVRIIICDDASTDGTSAFIREKYPKIQLLINPVNKGLIYSRNLLMDQVKTPYAISLDDDANFISPNPFQKILEYFKDEPKCGVIAFRIFWGLSKPKITCTYESSQIVKSFVGCAHVWRMKAWREIPSYPDWYRFYGEENFASLQLFKKGWGVHYMPSVLVHHRVDNKARRKERDYYWRIRRSLRADWYNFMIFYPKSKIIRIFIYSIKNQILKAKRTKDIKFLKSLFLGIGDLLMNTSRLKKNQNSLTYIEYQKWKELPDAKIYWRPDLSVTHKE
- a CDS encoding glycosyltransferase family A protein; amino-acid sequence: MRKGLNPNKDKTGGINYLHQVIIPIYIPNQEGYFEESLQVLEICIESLLRSSRPYTFISLVNNGSCSEVEEYILDLYKEGKVQEIIVSANIGKYNSIIKAVSGHNIPLVTISDADVFFKENWQEETYKIFQNFKKVGVVGLIPQFLSYQSHSENLLFDYSFSSKLKFANVKEPEALAGFYESIGWKPNYPKERLKFTLYLNNGGFEAIVGSGHVVASYRREILQDLAQFNPFKMGGNSEELLDETAPKKGYYRFTTPKNMAFHLGNKLDNKFLEKMNLGNNFTIKEESFPDIPAFIYPGFNWAYFLKRKLIQLILKSHKLRMLYLKQLGMPEAARKSF
- a CDS encoding glycosyltransferase, producing MNELISIIIPTYNSSKWIDETLNSVLNQTYFNWECILVDDDSVDDSEKIIIKYSKKDKRIKFLKRPNNRIKCANTCRNFGFEKASGNFIQWFDSDDLMHPRFLELKVQEFKKSYSDFVVCKGAIFKGKIENKIGDWDKLSGTTPVLDQALGRINFQTNAPMFRRDFLDGKKLWNETLQRKQDYEFFNRILAQSANYKIVNECLFFYRQHSQSINGINSPTTIRSMILADLLVYKNTIQAISEEDDKFKFQQHFFRKIISRSKIALKSKYVFTYFKGLWGALSFIDFDYIINYFQRR
- a CDS encoding glycosyltransferase, whose product is MVYDEFLIFRIINFLTYFKNGLRKRRSTFGNNYFTKKYLKYDEKRSNLLRNKISKSDLVLLVMQLHSNFAEEIIEFCQKENIPCVFRTTGNINGEVFECKHFKKISRFIHHSNRTANKLFNLKVPYSIIDQASLQEEQLLKLKLKKERNLRFGFLGRFTKEKGALELSEFFGSRDEQFFIAGDGPLKNEILKNIKTNPNSTYLGAVAQDKLESFFAKIDVLIISSYEEAGPYTGLEAMAAGKIIISTRVGAMEDRLEGTNNDFWFNINEISTLDSAIRKLKSEETTALENISCNLRKKIIENYSNQKIGELYLNEITQLIQKTERLSNTFNNQS
- a CDS encoding glycosyltransferase family 2 protein, which gives rise to MVTLHKKPEVSIIMATYNRAHLIHESLTSIQNQTFENWECIIIDDGSTDETKEAIKPSLSDSRFRYLPRSAKHKKGLPGCRNYGIELAKGDYIVFFDDDDIAHPNHFKITIPILKKNDFHFCHYTREVFFGEFNREFNRNLNYSSKHIDYKNLEKIITHELPFNSCAVIWKKECFFNNRFNEELLYAEEWELYSRLLSNGFTGISIDKTLYFGRKHNASNTGEFYLGDKIRRESKIKAIQLVAINLQEKELLTPFLTRYFIQLAFLLNDRALINFLGKLTNLSRTKIYRYQVIRRYYPLISKYLRFKKKYL
- a CDS encoding glycosyltransferase family A protein, which encodes MSINDIISIIIPCYNDAVYIEEAVQSAISQTWGNKEIIVVDDGSNMETKRVLKELEPKIDLLITQENKGLSAARNIGIENAKGDFIVLLDSDDFFEPEFCEKALPIISEDKSVKIVTCYARRFNENGVIDIFKPAGGDIKNFLGYNAAIGNSMIRKQDWGLVGKYDESMQEGFEDWEFYIRLLKPGGYAYVLEEALFNYRQKKKSMRGSANKIKYELQKYIYFKHQNLYKQYFEVFVEHLLGKIEREEREKIKHTQRLEFRLGKAFLNPLRRIKRILKW
- a CDS encoding glycosyltransferase family 2 protein, whose translation is MRPLVSIIIPTYNRSHLIGETLDSVINQTYSHWECIVVDDRSDDYTEELINFYRKKDPRIKLFQRPEELSKGAAGCRNIGIRNSIGDFIQFLDSDDLLSKSCLENRIQFIINYPRNNLWVFKTANFHTGSVPQLFNTLPNLQNEKDFYLKSFLDGSYPFTVISTIWKKQYLRELNGFDTEFLLLEDPVLHVKSLLADGKIVTDIEGKIDTFYRTNNVSKRDQIQIWKYQLKFAKKYKNEFRNYNSAYFYKIIKSLFCDDFSFKYFKKTLSLGVKTRNISLLFFFKSMFFSLYYISKLNHKRYIGFNTVRKLVLKK
- a CDS encoding glycosyltransferase family 2 protein, giving the protein MNEDLVSIIIPTYNRAHLIGETLDSVIAQTYQNWECIVVDDGSADYTEELLEFYCGKDSRIQYHHRPQDRPKGANACRNYGFELSSGAYIQWFDDDDVMFKKLIQARLEFIDEKHYFIITTGYLVNESLNDRKTLKFDLKNELFKGMILWKNQIITNSVLFKREFLSGVSLFNTQITRGQEAEFFSRLFFKLNPQRYNIVDKPLFLYRQHQLSKSNEDKYYINYHRESRSYIAIENLKKAIKIKDLELFNYLYKNILLFYFDSIDNSHYKNAKYILIQVTSCLKSIDIKVASKFLFFGGIIFSLKRRSYRIEKKLLNLKIKM
- a CDS encoding bifunctional 2-polyprenyl-6-hydroxyphenol methylase/3-demethylubiquinol 3-O-methyltransferase UbiG, translated to MNEKFVTHSREPFFQIGKDLIGPKSTVLDVGAGNGNFADFCNQKNIYLFEGNPSSIKSLEANYKNVYLGRLPELPFDDTFFDVIHMSHVIEHLQPQEVYDTLKEFDRCCKPGGAIVISAPLMWEGFYDDLSHIKPYNPFIFQKYLCSGFCDNLTREPIAKNYTVEKLQYRFLEKKMFYTLKRSKNLISKVTFQAYEFLRKKGFKKYQKTGYTIVLRKGK